The Sporichthyaceae bacterium genomic interval GCGCCACCGGCGTAGTGGTTGTACATGTCCGAGCTGGCGAAGTGCTTGCCGTCGAACTCGTAGTGGTCGACCATCGCGTTGAAGAACGGCCCGAGGTGATCGCGCATCACGGTGTCGGCGACCGCTGCGTCCTCGTGGCAGTACGAGAAGTCCAGCAGGACCGGCGGCGGAGCCGGCACGCCGTGCGTCGCCTCGTAGAGCGCCCGCCACTCGTTGAACTGCTCGGCCTGCTGCTCAATCGGGTACTGGTAGTTGAAGCACATCAGCGTTCCGCCGAACTCGGCGGAGGCGGCGATCGAGGGCGGCGACATCGCGATCGTGTAGGTCCGGTCGCGGAAGTTCTTGGCCGGCTCGGGGAAGATGTCCCGCTTGGGCTGGTTGAAGTACTTGCCGTCGTGATCGATGAAGCCGTTGTCCAGGCCGTCGAGGAGCATGTTCGCGGTCTCGGTGAAGCGGTCCCGCGACTCCTCCATGTCGACGCCGAAGCCTTCGTACTCCATGCGGGCCAGCCCTCGCCCGAGGCCGAGCAGCAGCCGGCCGTTTGAGAGATGGTCGACGATGCTGATGCGCTCCGCGAGGCGCATGGCGTCGTTGTGGCCCTGCCACCACGGCAGGATGATGGCGCCGGTGCCGAGCTTGATGCGGCTGGTCTTGGCTGCCAGGTAGGTCAAGGCCGACAGCGGGTCCGGTGACTCGCAGTACGGACGGTCGAAGTGGTGCTCGGGCGCCCAGACGCTGTCGAAGCCGAGCTCCTCGGCACGCACCCCGAGGTCCATCTCCTCCTTCCACAGCTGCGCGTCGGTCTTACCTGAGTGCGCGTTCGCGAACAGCAGCAGAATCCCGAAGTGCATGGGTCCGACCCTTCTGATGGGCAGCGGGGCTCAAGCGATGGCCATGTCTACGTCGGCCGCGGCGACCGCTGAATCCGTGCTAGGTACTAGCCCGGATCCGCCTCCGGTCGTAGTTCCTACGGATGCGCCTGCGAGATTGACGGAACCTGACAACGGGTGGTCCCCACCTGACGTCATCGGCCATTGGCAAGCACGCCCCGGCTACCTAACGTCGGGGTCACTCCAGGCGTCGCCGACCGGAATGAGGATGCAGATGAGCTTGCAGGGGCGAACCGCGATCATCACCGGCGCCGGATCAGGGATCGGGCGCGGAACGGCCTTGCGGGCCGCCGCCGAGGGCATGCACGTGGTGGCGCTGGACGTCAAACAGGCCGACCAGACCGCGGAGGAGATCACTTCCGCAGGCGGCTCGGCGTCGGCGGTCTCGATGGACGTCCGGGAGCCGGGCGAGTGGCGCCTGGTGGTGGAGCAGACGTTGGCCCGGCAGGGCTCGATCGATCT includes:
- a CDS encoding LLM class flavin-dependent oxidoreductase — translated: MHFGILLLFANAHSGKTDAQLWKEEMDLGVRAEELGFDSVWAPEHHFDRPYCESPDPLSALTYLAAKTSRIKLGTGAIILPWWQGHNDAMRLAERISIVDHLSNGRLLLGLGRGLARMEYEGFGVDMEESRDRFTETANMLLDGLDNGFIDHDGKYFNQPKRDIFPEPAKNFRDRTYTIAMSPPSIAASAEFGGTLMCFNYQYPIEQQAEQFNEWRALYEATHGVPAPPPVLLDFSYCHEDAAVADTVMRDHLGPFFNAMVDHYEFDGKHFASSDMYNHYAGGAEAIQAAGREAAFEGFYGLQWTGTPEKMIEQMRRRIELIGEFSQMILVSFGGMSVEAVDNSLKLFMDKVAPEVQKMAAAAGAKVTISA